The DNA window TTCCGGCGAGGCGCAGAAGATAGAGCACGCCAAGCAGATGGTGCTTGACCTGATTGCCCAGAAGGATGCCCAGGCTCAGCAGCAGGGCGGTcgcggtggtggtggaggcGGCGGTGGAGGTGGCGGCGGTCCAGGCATGGGATTCAATAACTTCAACAATGGCAACGGCGGTGAAAGCGTCGAGGTCTTTGTGCCCAAAATCGCGGTGGGCGTGGTCATTGGCAAGGGCGGCGACATGATCCGAAAGATCCAAACCGAGTGCGGCTGCAAACTGCAGTTCATCCAAGGAAAGAACGACGAGATGGGCGACCGGAGGTGCGTCATACAGGGCACTCGGCAGCAGGTCGAGGATGCCAAGCGCACCATTGATGGACTGATTGAGAATGTGATGGTAAgttttataaacattatttaCGAATAATAAGTATAAGTATCTAAAATAAGTTAACGAAGCTATGTGGTTTATGCATATTCTTGCTGATTTAATCACCTATTAGCtatatttataagaatgaACCTATGTACATTTTACACCTTTCTTTATGATCATACTATTTACTTATAACCATTTACGTATTTAACTcctaaaatactttttctATAGCAACGCAACGGCATGAATCGAAACGGCAACGGGGGAGGCGGCGGTGGAGGTGGCCAAGGGGACTCTGGCAACTCCAACTACGGCTACGGATACGGCGTTAATCACGCTCAAGGCGGACGGGAGGAAATCACATTCCTGGTGCCCGCTTCCAAATGTGGAGTAGGTTCACAACTGGGAACATCCGAGTTGCAAGCTCTCTAAACATAACCCTTCCCCTGCAGATTGTAATTGGACGAGGCGGTGAGACCATCAAGCTGATCAACCAGCAATCTGGAGCCCACACCGAAATGGATCGCAATGCCAGCAATCCGCCCAATGAGAAGCTCTTCAAATCCAAGGGCACCACCGACCAGGTGGAGTCAGCCCGCCAAATGATCTCCGAGAAGATAAACATGGAGCTAAATGTCATCTCCCGCAAGCCCATCGGCGGTGGAGGTGGCtccggcggtggtggtggtggcggcaATTCTGGCGGTGGCCAGAACAACTCACACCACAATCAGCAGCAGGGCGGCTACGGAGGCCAGAATCAAATGCAGGGAGGCGATCCGAACTCGGGAGCAGGctatcagcagcaacaacagggTTGGGGTGGTCCCTACGGCCAGCAGGGATGGGATCCGTCCggtcagcagcaacagcagcagcaaatggCCATGGCCAATCAAGGAGGAGCCGCTGCGGCGGGAGGAGCAGCCGGTGGCCAAGACTACTCGGCGCAATGGATAGAGTACTACAAGTAAGCGATAACAAATGCACACAGATCCTCTTTGGACCAAATATTAACCTTTTTCTATCTTCTTTAGACAAATGGGTTGCCATCGAGAGGCTGAAATGATTGAGCAGCAAATGAAGGCTAAGCAGGGAGGCGGCTCTTCAGGACCTGTCCAGccgcaacaacagcagcaatcccagcagcagtcacagcagcaacagtccCAACAGCAGCAAGGAGGCGCCGGTGGTGCCGGTGGAGCCGATTACAGTGCGCAGTGGGCGGAGTACTACCGCAGCGTGGGCAAGATCGAAGAGGCCGAGGCCATCGAAAAGACGTTAAAAAACAAGGTATGTGGTATTTTTGTATCTCCTTTTGGAAGTCACTTATAAAATGCCATATCTTAGCCACAGAATGGAGCATCGGGTGGCCAGAACAACGCGCCCAACCCCAGCCAGGGAGGACCCAATCCCGGCCAGCAGCAACCCAATCCcgctgcggcggcggcagcggctgctgctgcagcagcggcagccggCGGCTATGGTCAGAGTATGACGCCCAGCCAGTACGCGCAGTACTCGCAGTATTATGCGGCGGCTGCTGCAGCCGGCGGTCAGCCGCAGGGAGCGCCTCAGCCTGGCGGTGGACAGGGCGGTGGGCCGCCGGCTGGCTATCCTGGCGGTTATCCGGGCGCAGGCTACGGCGGTTATCCTGGGGCGCCGGGCCAACAGCCCGGGCAGAAATCGCACAAAAACGACAAGCACTGAGGACGCTCGGAGGGATCGGGAACGGGAGCGGGGAGGAGATGTATGTGGGAGTGGAAGCGAACACCGAAGTGGAAGATGCTGCGGTCGGAGGACGATGCAGGTGCCTTGCATGGGGTGAGTTCCGAAGCCAAGACATTCCCAGTAGTTGTTGCGGAGTGTGTTAACGAATCGATTTGAATTGAATTGTCGCCTTTGCATACTGCTTTACGTATTTTGCTTTACCCATCTGCTTCAATAGATTGCCTAgttttataaatcaatttcCCTTCTCTACTTTGCAAAAATGTTCTTACACAATATACATACAGACGGGTCAGCATTTTCCAATTAAGCCAgcacaaatttttattttggattaGCTTAGATTATGCGGGAAGGGTGTAGATGATGATAATCCTCAGATATGAATTTTCCTATCCACTCATTATTCGATCAAGAGAACACCATTTGATGGTGTAGTGCCTTCAGAAGATTATCATTCATTTCCAAATCTAAATTCGTAGGCATAATTGGAAAATGGAATGATCCGTTGCTTACATCATGACTTGTGATATCCTAACCAAATCTTGTTTACCACGCGTAAAACTCTTTGCAGTGATCTATTGTTCTACTATGTCCTATGTCTTTTATCCCCCACAATACTAGCAAATCAGAAAAGAAATGCAAGgcaaatgatttttaattgcaataacagcagcaacagagcAGAGGCATCGGCAGCAGACAACGCACGGCAGAACGGAGGCGAAGATCAGATCAGTCGAGAAGCCGGACCACTCGGCCCATCCATCGGAGAGTGAAGCATTGAACGTTTAGCTTGTGGCGTCACTCTTTTgcataaatgtaaattaatacGATTAACACTGTCTATTATTTGGATATTGCCTACAATTTCCCCACTAGTTTGTAAGCGACTTCCCCGAGAAACTAAGTCTACTTTTACCGTCTATCTATGCATAACCGACCGAATGAACGATAATGCTCTTGCATCACCACTTGCACAGACACACGAAGGGAAGCTAATTGAATCCGTTTTGGGTGTTTGTTCAATTTTCTTATACATCTCtcacacattttttaattctatCACTGTCAGTTCAGGCGATTCATATGACCGCAGATCCAAAAAATCAGATATGGGTTTTAGCTTTGAAAGACACCATTCGTGAAAATTCTCAATTGCAAT is part of the Drosophila biarmipes strain raj3 chromosome 2R, RU_DBia_V1.1, whole genome shotgun sequence genome and encodes:
- the LOC108036390 gene encoding far upstream element-binding protein 3, whose protein sequence is MSEFQQQGGLNHSQALAQAIQRAKQIAAKIQPSQQGGGGPSAGPSPPASGGGGGAPNFKRHIDDGDSGPECKRSFGSPEYGNNSSNMSSGSGGGGGGGGGGGGPGGASISQAIAQAAAVAARLAASAGTSCEEQLRLPDSVAGAFMGRASNDTITHIQAESGVKVQVMQDQDRVIMLRGQRDTVTKGREMIQSMANRAGGGQVEVLLTINMPPPGPSGYPPYQEIMIPGAKVGLVIGKGGDTIKQLQEKTGAKMIIIQDGPNQELIKPLRISGEAQKIEHAKQMVLDLIAQKDAQAQQQGGRGGGGGGGGGGGGPGMGFNNFNNGNGGESVEVFVPKIAVGVVIGKGGDMIRKIQTECGCKLQFIQGKNDEMGDRRCVIQGTRQQVEDAKRTIDGLIENVMQRNGMNRNGNGGGGGGGGQGDSGNSNYGYGYGVNHAQGGREEITFLVPASKCGIVIGRGGETIKLINQQSGAHTEMDRNASNPPNEKLFKSKGTTDQVESARQMISEKINMELNVISRKPIGGGGGSGGGGGGGNSGGGQNNSHHNQQQGGYGGQNQMQGGDPNSGAGYQQQQQGWGGPYGQQGWDPSGQQQQQQQMAMANQGGAAAAGGAAGGQDYSAQWIEYYKQMGCHREAEMIEQQMKAKQGGGSSGPVQPQQQQQSQQQSQQQQSQQQQGGAGGAGGADYSAQWAEYYRSVGKIEEAEAIEKTLKNKPQNGASGGQNNAPNPSQGGPNPGQQQPNPAAAAAAAAAAAAAAGGYGQSMTPSQYAQYSQYYAAAAAAGGQPQGAPQPGGGQGGGPPAGYPGGYPGAGYGGYPGAPGQQPGQKSHKNDKH